Proteins encoded in a region of the Rhizophagus irregularis chromosome 24, complete sequence genome:
- a CDS encoding uncharacterized protein (SECRETED:cutsite_SSA-LP; SECRETED:prob_0.7107); SECRETED:SignalP(1-18) yields the protein MFKTLFVILIFLAGLSSALPANNELVNTLIKRNECSCNVFFAEFGGEHDSKRSTGSNGAVGFMIFSQNEQGETNIAGIFKSGFTNVIKCPKIVIKDHCGRELFDLSELNVQPTSDSGTKSFRKVFKDLNINCGPDSIFAKNEKSCDNGKYQKRQGGGPTVSVIPPNTSSELMGPINV from the coding sequence ATGTTTAAGACTTTATTcgtaattttgatttttcttgcTGGTTTATCATCTGCTTTGCCAGCAAATAATGAATTAGTTAACACGCTTATTAAGCGAAACGAGTGTTCGTGTAATGTCTTCTTCGCGGAATTTGGAGGTGAACATGACTCGAAACGTTCAACCGGGTCGAATGGAGCTGTTGGTTTTATGATCTTCTCTCAAAATGAACAAGGAGAAACCAATATCGCTGGAATTTTCAAATCAGGCTTCACAAATGTCATCAAGTGTCCAAAAATTGTGATCAAAGATCACTGCGGTAGAGAACTCTTTGACCTCTCAGAGTTGAATGTACAACCAACATCCGATAGTGGCACGAAATCTTTCAGAAAAGTGTTTAAAGATCTCAACATTAACTGTGGTCCAGACAgtatttttgcaaaaaatgaaaagagtTGCGATAACGGCAAATATCAGAAACGCCAAGGTGGTGGACCTACTGTTTCTGTTATTCCTCCGAATACAAGTTCGGAATTGATGGGCCCAATTAATGTTTAG